In Synechococcus sp. A18-25c, a single window of DNA contains:
- a CDS encoding response regulator transcription factor, with protein MASSTTTKTRLLLVDDEARLTELLSMELEVEGYAVEVAADGASGLIRARTEPAPDLIVLDWNLPDFSGVDICQRMRSSGITTPILMLTGHDDVADRVTALDAGVDDYLIKPFSIEELMARLRAMQRRAISFSGGDGEAAQPETLQVGDLTMNTNTRDVCRSGRMIQLSVKEYELLNFLMRGQGKVLERAEIMRGVWGENFYGDDNLLDVYIRYLRQKIESKELPPLIHTVRGV; from the coding sequence ATGGCGTCCTCCACTACAACGAAGACCCGACTCCTTCTTGTGGATGACGAAGCCAGACTCACAGAACTGTTGTCCATGGAGCTGGAGGTGGAGGGCTACGCCGTGGAGGTGGCCGCTGATGGTGCCAGTGGCCTGATCCGTGCCCGCACCGAACCCGCTCCCGACTTGATTGTTCTGGACTGGAATCTTCCGGACTTCAGTGGCGTGGACATCTGTCAACGCATGCGCAGCAGTGGCATCACCACACCGATCCTGATGTTGACGGGACACGATGACGTCGCGGATCGCGTCACAGCACTGGATGCAGGCGTAGACGACTACCTGATCAAGCCGTTCTCGATCGAAGAGTTGATGGCCAGGCTCAGGGCCATGCAACGACGCGCGATCAGCTTCTCTGGCGGTGATGGCGAAGCCGCTCAACCAGAAACTCTCCAGGTGGGGGATCTCACCATGAACACCAACACCCGGGATGTCTGCAGGTCAGGCCGCATGATTCAGCTGTCGGTCAAGGAATACGAGCTGCTGAACTTCCTGATGCGTGGTCAGGGCAAGGTGCTGGAACGGGCCGAAATCATGCGCGGTGTTTGGGGCGAAAACTTCTACGGCGACGACAATCTGCTGGATGTGTACATCCGCTATCTGCGTCAGAAAATTGAATCGAAGGAGTTGCCTCCTTTGATCCACACTGTTCGCGGTGTGTGA
- a CDS encoding ABC transporter ATP-binding protein, translating to MDKSTAVARLPVAELRGVDKVYGNGAGLVKALDQLDLTVRQGDYVAVMGASGSGKSTAMNILGCLDRPSGGSYCLNGNAVEDLDDDALADLRNQQLGFVFQQFHLLPHATALENVMLPMIYAGVPAQQRREKASQALDRVGLADRMQNRPNQLSGGQQQRVAIARAIINQPSLLLADEPTGALDSRTTDDVLNLFDALHAQGITLVLVTHEDDVAARAERVAHFRDGRIERWNERPKSAGKPGTS from the coding sequence TTGGATAAATCAACGGCAGTCGCAAGGCTTCCTGTCGCAGAACTGCGCGGCGTTGACAAGGTCTACGGGAATGGTGCTGGGTTGGTCAAAGCACTTGATCAACTCGATCTCACCGTTCGTCAGGGCGATTATGTGGCCGTGATGGGGGCCAGCGGATCAGGCAAAAGCACGGCCATGAACATCCTGGGCTGCCTGGATCGACCCAGCGGAGGGTCCTACTGCCTCAATGGGAACGCTGTTGAGGATCTTGACGATGATGCTCTGGCTGACCTGCGCAATCAGCAGCTGGGATTCGTGTTTCAGCAGTTCCACCTGCTGCCCCATGCGACAGCACTGGAAAACGTGATGCTGCCGATGATCTACGCGGGAGTGCCCGCCCAGCAACGACGCGAGAAAGCCAGCCAAGCCCTGGATCGCGTCGGTCTGGCAGATCGCATGCAGAACCGTCCTAACCAGCTGTCCGGCGGCCAACAGCAGCGTGTCGCCATTGCCAGAGCCATCATCAACCAGCCGAGCCTGCTGCTGGCAGATGAACCCACCGGAGCATTGGATTCCCGCACCACCGACGATGTGCTCAACCTGTTTGATGCACTGCATGCTCAGGGGATCACGTTGGTGCTCGTGACCCATGAAGATGACGTCGCCGCGCGAGCCGAGCGGGTGGCCCATTTCCGCGACGGTCGCATCGAGCGCTGGAACGAGCGCCCCAAATCAGCTGGGAAGCCCGGGACAAGCTGA
- a CDS encoding NAD(P)H-quinone oxidoreductase subunit N → MPELGALFLSTQALAAPGDLLNLALNAGAVAPEGAVLLAMLATLLVDLAGEKVSVRWVPPICYAGLGTALVLLALQWNAPLESSFLGAFLPDHLAIAFRAVVAASTLLSLLISWRYAEQGGTPVGEYAAILLAATLGAMLLCGATDLVSVFVSLETLSVASYLLSGYMKGDARSSEAALKYLLVGSAAAAVFLYGSSLLYGLSGSTSLEVIGQSLLTSPTPLAALALVFVLATVAFKIAAVPFHQWTPDVYEGSPTPVVAFLSVGSKAAGFALALRLLVGCFGSFDTQWKLLFTVLAVLSMTLGNVVALAQTSMKRMLAYSSIGQAGFVMIGLVCGTEDGFAAMILYTAAYLFMNLGAFACIILFSIRTGSDRISDYAGLYQKDPLITLGLSLCLLSLGGIPPMLGFFGKIYLFFAGWADQQYLLVVVGLITSVISIYYYIGVIKMMVVKEPQEASEVVKAYPAIQWDTLGLPPLRVALVTCVVITAIGGILSNPLFQWASDAVAGTPLLQEAIASVSGTTLG, encoded by the coding sequence ATGCCCGAATTGGGTGCTTTGTTTCTTTCCACCCAGGCGTTGGCAGCCCCTGGTGACCTGCTGAACCTGGCGTTGAACGCTGGAGCCGTCGCCCCCGAGGGTGCAGTCCTCCTCGCCATGCTCGCCACCTTGCTGGTGGATCTGGCCGGTGAAAAGGTTTCTGTTCGCTGGGTTCCACCCATCTGCTATGCCGGCCTTGGCACGGCTCTGGTGCTGCTTGCCCTGCAATGGAATGCACCACTGGAGAGCTCCTTTCTCGGGGCGTTCCTGCCGGATCATCTGGCCATCGCCTTCCGCGCCGTGGTGGCAGCATCCACCCTGCTGTCGCTGCTGATCAGCTGGCGCTACGCCGAACAGGGAGGCACCCCGGTCGGGGAATATGCCGCAATCCTGCTAGCGGCCACGCTCGGAGCAATGCTGCTCTGCGGAGCCACCGATCTGGTGAGTGTCTTTGTGTCTCTAGAGACGCTATCCGTCGCTAGCTATCTGCTCTCCGGCTACATGAAGGGCGACGCGCGCAGCTCAGAAGCAGCTCTGAAATATCTCCTGGTGGGCTCAGCCGCGGCGGCAGTATTTCTTTACGGCTCCTCCCTGCTGTACGGGCTCAGCGGCTCCACAAGTCTTGAGGTAATCGGTCAGTCGCTGCTGACCAGTCCAACCCCCCTGGCGGCTCTAGCGCTGGTGTTCGTGCTGGCCACCGTGGCGTTCAAGATTGCGGCCGTGCCCTTTCATCAGTGGACCCCCGATGTTTACGAAGGCTCTCCCACCCCTGTGGTGGCCTTCCTTTCCGTGGGTTCCAAAGCGGCGGGCTTTGCTCTGGCCTTGCGCCTGCTGGTGGGCTGCTTCGGCAGCTTCGACACCCAGTGGAAACTGCTCTTCACCGTTCTGGCCGTGTTGAGCATGACGCTTGGCAACGTCGTGGCTTTGGCGCAAACCTCGATGAAGCGAATGCTGGCTTATAGCTCCATTGGTCAGGCCGGCTTCGTGATGATCGGACTGGTCTGCGGGACGGAAGACGGTTTCGCCGCAATGATCCTCTACACGGCGGCCTACCTGTTCATGAATCTGGGGGCCTTCGCCTGCATCATCCTCTTCTCCATTCGCACCGGCAGTGATCGAATTTCCGATTACGCGGGCCTTTATCAAAAGGATCCGCTGATCACCCTGGGCCTCAGCCTTTGCCTGCTCTCCCTGGGTGGCATTCCGCCGATGCTTGGCTTCTTTGGCAAGATCTACCTGTTCTTCGCTGGCTGGGCCGATCAGCAGTACCTACTGGTGGTGGTGGGCCTGATCACTTCGGTGATCTCGATCTACTACTACATCGGTGTGATCAAGATGATGGTGGTCAAGGAGCCTCAGGAGGCCTCTGAAGTGGTGAAGGCTTACCCCGCCATCCAGTGGGACACCCTTGGCCTTCCACCCCTGCGCGTGGCCCTGGTTACCTGCGTAGTGATCACCGCGATCGGTGGAATCCTGTCCAATCCCCTCTTCCAATGGGCTAGCGATGCTGTCGCCGGCACTCCACTGCTGCAGGAGGCGATCGCCAGTGTTTCCGGAACAACCCTTGGATAA